In a genomic window of Enterobacter asburiae:
- a CDS encoding DedA family protein, whose product MQALLEHFITQSVMYSLIAVALVAFLESLALVGLILPGTVMMAGLGALIGSGEVNFWQAWLAGIIGCLMGDWISFWLGWRFKKPLHRWSFMKKNKALLDKTEHALHQHSMFTILVGRFVGPTRPLVPMVAGMLDLPVAKFVVPNIIGCVFWPPFYFLPGILAGAAIDIPDGMQSGEFKWLLLGTAVLLWLAAWLCWRLWRSAKASVDRLTRYLPRSRLLWLAPLTLGVAVVALVVLIRHPLMPVYGEILLKVVSR is encoded by the coding sequence ATGCAGGCATTGCTGGAACACTTTATTACCCAGTCCGTTATGTACTCGCTCATCGCCGTGGCGCTGGTGGCGTTTCTGGAATCGCTGGCGCTTGTTGGGTTGATCCTGCCCGGAACCGTGATGATGGCGGGGCTTGGCGCGCTGATCGGCAGCGGCGAGGTTAATTTCTGGCAGGCGTGGCTGGCCGGGATTATCGGTTGCCTGATGGGGGACTGGATCTCCTTCTGGCTGGGCTGGCGCTTTAAGAAGCCGCTGCACCGCTGGTCTTTTATGAAAAAGAACAAAGCGCTGCTGGATAAAACCGAGCATGCCCTGCATCAGCACAGCATGTTTACCATTCTGGTAGGCCGCTTCGTTGGGCCAACGCGTCCGCTGGTGCCGATGGTGGCGGGGATGTTGGACCTGCCGGTCGCGAAGTTCGTGGTGCCGAACATCATCGGCTGCGTCTTCTGGCCGCCGTTTTACTTCCTGCCGGGGATCCTCGCCGGCGCGGCGATTGATATCCCTGACGGTATGCAAAGCGGTGAGTTTAAGTGGCTGCTGCTGGGCACGGCTGTGCTGCTGTGGCTGGCGGCCTGGCTCTGCTGGCGGCTATGGCGCAGCGCGAAAGCCAGCGTCGATCGCCTGACGCGCTATCTTCCGCGCTCTCGTCTTTTGTGGCTGGCCCCGCTGACGCTGGGCGTTGCGGTGGTGGCCCTGGTGGTGCTGATTCGTCACCCGCTGATGCCGGTGTACGGCGAGATCCTGTTGAAGGTGGTAAGCCGTTAA
- the thiQ gene encoding thiamine ABC transporter ATP-binding protein ThiQ, which produces MLTLTDVTWLYQHLPMRFTLSVRQGEMIAVLGPSGAGKSTLLNLIAGFLQPASGAIVIENHDHTHTPPAKRPVSMLFQENNLFTHLTVRQNIALGMHPGLRLNDAQRQKLEIIAAQMGITGFIDRLPGELSGGQRQRVALARCLVREQPILLLDEPFSALDPALRQEMLALVQDVCQRQQLTMLMVSHSIEDAARIAPRSVVIAEGRILWDGSTEELLSGEAGASSLLGIRVV; this is translated from the coding sequence ATGTTAACACTGACTGATGTAACCTGGCTTTACCAGCATCTGCCGATGCGCTTCACGCTCTCCGTGCGCCAGGGGGAGATGATCGCCGTACTTGGCCCAAGCGGCGCGGGAAAAAGCACGCTGCTTAATTTGATTGCGGGTTTTCTTCAGCCGGCAAGCGGCGCGATCGTCATTGAAAATCACGATCATACCCACACGCCGCCCGCAAAACGTCCGGTCTCAATGCTGTTCCAGGAAAACAACCTGTTTACCCATCTGACGGTGCGGCAAAACATCGCTCTGGGAATGCATCCGGGGCTCAGGCTGAACGACGCTCAGCGCCAGAAGCTGGAGATCATTGCCGCCCAGATGGGGATCACCGGGTTCATTGACAGGCTGCCGGGCGAGCTTTCGGGCGGCCAGCGTCAGCGCGTGGCGCTGGCGCGTTGTCTGGTGCGGGAGCAGCCAATCCTGCTGCTGGATGAGCCCTTCTCGGCGCTCGATCCCGCGCTTCGCCAGGAGATGCTGGCGCTGGTGCAGGACGTCTGTCAGCGCCAGCAACTGACGATGCTGATGGTGTCGCACAGTATTGAGGATGCCGCACGGATTGCGCCGCGATCTGTGGTGATTGCGGAGGGACGTATTTTGTGGGACGGAAGTACAGAAGAACTGCTGAGTGGTGAAGCGGGGGCGTCTTCATTGTTGGGCATTCGTGTGGTCTGA
- the thiP gene encoding thiamine/thiamine pyrophosphate ABC transporter permease ThiP, translated as MATRRQPLIPGWLIPGLLAAMLMVVVSLGAFLALWFNAPESDLLALWHDSYLWHVIRFSFWQAFLSALLSAIPAIFLARALYRRRFPGRQALLRLCAMTLILPVLVAVFGILSVYGRQGWLASLFASLGLEWTFSPYGLKGILLAHIFFNMPMATRLFLQALENIPGEQRQIAAQLGMRGWSFFRFVEWPWLRRQIAPVAALIFMLCFASFATVLSLGGGPQATTIELAIYQALSYDYDPGRAALLAMVQMACCLVLVLLSQRLSKAIPAGSNQITGWRDPQDSLHSRVADFILITLALMLLLPPLLAVIVDGLNLNLTSVLQQPVLWEATWTSLRIALAAGLVCVLLTMMLLWSSRELYARHARKTGQALELTGMLILAMPGIVLATGFFLLFNSTIGLPESADGIVIFTNALMAIPYALKVLENPMRDVNSRYGLLCQSLGMQGWQRLKVVELRALKRPLAQALAFACVLSIGDFGVVALFGNEDFRTLPFWLYQQIGSYRSQDGAVTALLLLLLCFALFTVIEKLPGRDVNTD; from the coding sequence ATGGCAACGCGCCGTCAGCCGTTAATTCCCGGCTGGTTAATCCCCGGCCTGCTCGCCGCCATGCTGATGGTGGTGGTCAGCCTGGGGGCATTCCTTGCGTTGTGGTTTAATGCGCCAGAGAGCGATCTGCTCGCGCTCTGGCACGACAGCTATCTCTGGCACGTTATCCGGTTCTCTTTCTGGCAGGCGTTTCTTTCTGCGCTGCTGTCAGCGATCCCGGCCATTTTCCTCGCGCGAGCGCTGTACCGCCGGCGTTTTCCCGGCAGGCAGGCTCTGCTGCGCCTGTGCGCCATGACGCTGATCCTGCCGGTTCTGGTGGCCGTTTTTGGCATTCTGAGCGTCTACGGTCGTCAGGGCTGGCTGGCTTCGCTCTTTGCATCTTTGGGGCTGGAGTGGACCTTTTCCCCTTACGGGCTGAAGGGCATCCTGCTGGCGCACATTTTCTTCAATATGCCGATGGCGACGCGCCTCTTTTTACAGGCGCTGGAAAACATTCCCGGCGAGCAACGCCAGATTGCGGCTCAGCTCGGCATGCGCGGCTGGTCGTTCTTCCGCTTTGTCGAATGGCCGTGGCTGCGACGTCAGATTGCCCCGGTGGCCGCGCTAATCTTTATGCTCTGCTTCGCCAGCTTTGCCACCGTGCTTTCGCTCGGCGGTGGGCCGCAGGCCACCACCATTGAGCTGGCGATTTATCAGGCCTTAAGTTACGACTACGATCCGGGCCGCGCCGCGCTGCTGGCGATGGTGCAGATGGCGTGCTGTCTGGTGCTGGTGCTGCTGAGCCAGCGACTGAGTAAAGCCATTCCCGCTGGCAGTAATCAAATAACCGGCTGGCGCGACCCGCAGGACAGCCTGCACAGCCGCGTCGCCGATTTTATCCTGATTACGCTGGCGCTCATGCTGCTGCTGCCGCCGCTGCTGGCCGTTATCGTTGACGGACTGAACCTCAATCTCACGTCCGTCCTGCAGCAGCCCGTGCTCTGGGAAGCGACGTGGACCTCGCTGCGCATCGCGCTGGCAGCCGGGCTGGTCTGTGTACTTCTGACCATGATGCTGCTCTGGAGCAGCCGCGAGCTCTACGCGCGTCATGCTCGTAAAACCGGACAGGCGCTGGAGCTGACGGGCATGCTGATTCTGGCGATGCCGGGCATCGTGCTGGCGACGGGCTTCTTTTTACTGTTCAACAGCACCATCGGCCTGCCGGAAAGCGCCGACGGCATCGTCATTTTTACCAACGCCTTAATGGCCATCCCTTACGCGCTTAAGGTGCTGGAAAACCCGATGCGCGACGTCAACAGCCGTTACGGTTTACTGTGCCAGTCGCTGGGCATGCAGGGCTGGCAGCGACTGAAGGTGGTCGAACTCCGCGCGCTAAAACGGCCGCTCGCCCAGGCGCTGGCGTTTGCTTGCGTGCTGTCGATTGGCGATTTTGGCGTGGTAGCCCTCTTTGGCAACGAAGATTTCCGCACGCTGCCGTTCTGGCTCTATCAGCAAATCGGCTCTTATCGCAGTCAGGACGGCGCGGTCACCGCGCTGTTACTGTTGCTGCTGTGCTTTGCCTTATTTACCGTTATCGAAAAACTTCCGGGGCGCGATGTTAACACTGACTGA
- a CDS encoding thiamine ABC transporter substrate binding subunit, translating to MLKKVFPLLALFALPAFANPVLTVYTYDSFSADWGPGPVVKKAFEADCNCELKFVALEDGVSLLNRLRMEGKNSKADVVLGLDNNLLEAATQTKLFAKSGVAADAVNVPGGWKNDTFVPFDYGYFAFVYDKNKLKNPPKSLKELVESDQKWRVIYEDPRTSTPGLGLLLWMQKVYGDKAPEAWQKLAAKTVTVTKGWSEAYGLFLKGESDLVLSYTTSPAYHIIAEKKDNYGAANFAEGHYLQVEVAARTAASKQPELAEKFLKFMVSPAFQNAIPAGNWMYPVTSVTLPAGFEQLTKPTTSLEFTPQQVAAQRAAWVSEWQRAVSR from the coding sequence GTGTTAAAAAAAGTTTTCCCCCTGCTGGCGCTGTTTGCGCTGCCTGCTTTCGCGAACCCCGTCCTGACGGTCTATACCTACGATTCCTTCTCCGCCGACTGGGGCCCTGGCCCGGTGGTAAAAAAAGCCTTTGAAGCCGACTGCAACTGCGAGCTGAAGTTCGTGGCGCTGGAAGATGGCGTGTCGCTGCTCAACCGTCTGCGCATGGAAGGGAAAAACAGCAAGGCCGACGTGGTGCTCGGGCTGGATAACAACCTGCTGGAAGCCGCGACGCAAACCAAACTGTTTGCCAAAAGCGGCGTGGCGGCAGATGCCGTCAACGTGCCGGGCGGCTGGAAAAACGACACCTTTGTGCCGTTCGATTACGGCTATTTTGCTTTTGTTTACGACAAAAATAAGCTGAAAAACCCGCCGAAAAGCCTGAAAGAGCTGGTGGAAAGTGACCAGAAGTGGCGCGTGATCTATGAAGATCCGCGTACCAGCACGCCGGGTCTGGGCCTGCTGCTGTGGATGCAGAAAGTCTATGGAGATAAAGCGCCGGAAGCGTGGCAGAAACTGGCCGCCAAAACCGTCACCGTGACCAAGGGCTGGAGCGAAGCCTACGGCCTGTTCCTGAAAGGGGAAAGCGACCTAGTGCTGAGCTACACCACCTCTCCGGCCTACCACATCATCGCTGAGAAGAAAGACAACTACGGCGCCGCGAATTTTGCTGAAGGGCACTATCTGCAGGTGGAAGTGGCAGCGCGTACCGCCGCCAGCAAACAGCCGGAGCTGGCCGAGAAGTTCCTGAAGTTCATGGTTTCACCGGCGTTCCAGAATGCGATTCCCGCAGGCAACTGGATGTATCCGGTCACCAGCGTTACCCTGCCCGCAGGTTTCGAGCAGTTGACCAAACCAACAACCTCGCTGGAATTTACGCCGCAGCAGGTCGCCGCGCAGCGTGCAGCATGGGTAAGTGAATGGCAACGCGCCGTCAGCCGTTAA
- the sgrR gene encoding HTH-type transcriptional regulator SgrR — translation MPSGRLQQQFIRLWQCCEGQSQETTLNELAELLNCSRRHMRTLLNTMQQQGWLSWEAEAGRGKRSRLTFLYTGLALQQQRAEDLLEQDRIDQLVQLVGDKAAVRQMLVSHLGRSFRQGRHIMRVLYYRPMKNLLPGTALRRSETHMARQIFSGLTKINEENGELEADIAHHWQQLSPLHWRFFLRPGIHFHHGRELEMSDVIASLERARTLPLYSHVSRIHSPTAWTLDIELSQPDRWLPWLLGYVPSMILPGEWRSLNNFASLPIGTGPYSVTRNTNNQLKIRAFDDYFGYRALIDEVNVWVLPDLNEELSAGLTLEGPTTSEKAFESRLEEGCYYLLFDSRSHRGANHDVRTWISHVLAPANLIYHAEEQYQTWWFPAYGLLPRWHHAQPVRSGKPAGLETITLSYYRDHIEHRFIAKIMSKLLVAEGVTLAIQEVDYDEWHRGDVVSDIWLNSANFTLPLDFSLFSHLYEVPLIQHCINRDWQQDAAKWRAGEMDLAAWCQELLAGQTIVPLIHHWLLIQGQRSMRGLRMNTLGWFDFKSAWFAPPEP, via the coding sequence ATGCCATCCGGTCGACTGCAACAACAATTTATCCGCCTGTGGCAGTGCTGCGAGGGTCAATCGCAGGAGACCACGCTTAACGAGCTGGCAGAACTCCTCAACTGCTCTCGCCGCCATATGCGCACGTTGCTCAACACCATGCAGCAGCAGGGCTGGCTAAGCTGGGAGGCCGAGGCCGGACGCGGTAAGCGCTCACGCTTGACCTTCCTCTATACCGGTCTGGCGCTGCAACAACAGCGGGCGGAGGATCTGCTGGAGCAGGACCGCATCGATCAGCTGGTCCAGCTGGTGGGCGACAAGGCCGCCGTGCGCCAGATGCTGGTCTCGCATCTGGGGCGCAGCTTTCGTCAGGGCCGCCACATTATGCGGGTGCTCTACTATCGGCCAATGAAAAACCTGTTGCCCGGCACGGCGTTGCGTCGTTCTGAAACCCATATGGCCCGGCAGATATTCAGCGGCCTGACGAAAATAAATGAGGAAAACGGGGAACTGGAAGCGGACATCGCGCACCACTGGCAGCAGCTTTCCCCCCTGCACTGGCGTTTCTTTTTACGCCCGGGCATTCACTTCCACCACGGACGCGAGCTGGAGATGAGTGACGTCATCGCCTCTCTGGAACGCGCCCGCACGCTTCCGCTCTATTCGCACGTCTCGCGGATCCACTCCCCCACGGCCTGGACGCTGGACATTGAATTGTCGCAGCCGGACAGATGGCTGCCGTGGCTGCTGGGCTATGTGCCCTCAATGATCCTGCCCGGCGAATGGCGATCGCTGAACAATTTTGCCAGCCTGCCGATTGGCACGGGCCCCTACTCCGTGACGCGCAATACCAACAACCAGCTCAAAATCCGCGCCTTTGATGACTATTTTGGCTATCGGGCGCTGATCGACGAAGTGAACGTCTGGGTATTACCGGATCTCAACGAAGAGCTGAGCGCAGGCCTGACGCTGGAAGGCCCCACAACAAGCGAAAAGGCGTTCGAAAGTCGCCTGGAGGAGGGCTGTTACTACCTGCTCTTTGACAGCCGCAGCCACCGCGGAGCAAACCACGACGTCCGCACGTGGATCAGCCATGTTCTGGCCCCGGCTAACCTGATTTATCACGCAGAGGAGCAATACCAGACCTGGTGGTTCCCGGCATATGGCCTGCTTCCGCGCTGGCACCATGCTCAGCCGGTGCGCAGTGGAAAACCTGCCGGGCTGGAGACCATCACCCTCAGCTACTATCGCGATCACATTGAGCACCGTTTTATCGCGAAGATTATGAGCAAGCTGCTGGTGGCCGAAGGCGTGACGCTGGCGATACAGGAAGTCGACTATGATGAATGGCACCGCGGGGATGTCGTCAGCGATATCTGGCTCAATAGCGCCAACTTCACGCTGCCGCTTGATTTCTCGCTCTTTTCTCACCTGTATGAAGTGCCCCTCATTCAGCACTGTATCAACCGGGACTGGCAGCAGGACGCCGCGAAGTGGCGGGCAGGCGAAATGGATCTGGCCGCATGGTGCCAGGAGCTGCTGGCCGGGCAGACGATCGTACCGTTGATCCACCACTGGCTGCTGATCCAGGGACAACGCAGCATGCGCGGCCTGCGGATGAACACCCTGGGCTGGTTTGATTTTAAATCCGCCTGGTTTGCGCCGCCGGAACCATAA
- the sgrT gene encoding glucose uptake inhibitor SgrT → MKRSTARQFYQQYFSATKGSSWLARQCAEQRLKILEELMQWDVTKPTSSR, encoded by the coding sequence ATGAAGAGGTCTACCGCACGTCAGTTTTATCAGCAGTACTTTTCAGCGACAAAAGGATCGTCCTGGCTGGCCCGCCAGTGTGCAGAGCAACGGCTGAAAATATTGGAAGAACTGATGCAGTGGGACGTTACGAAACCGACCTCTTCCCGCTAA
- a CDS encoding MFS transporter has translation MLWLMTMGRRLNGVYAAFMLVAFMMGVAGALQAPTLSLFLSREVGAQPFWVGLFYTVNAIAGILVSLGLAKRSDSQGDRRRLILFCCAMAVGNALLFAFNRHYLTLITCGVLLASLANTAMPQLFALAREYADSSAREVVMFSSVMRAQLSLAWVIGPPLAFMLALNYGFTVMFSIAAGIFIISLALIAFALPSVARIEQTTDKPITQVSGWQDKNVRMLFIASTLMWTCNTMYIIDMPLWISSDLGLPDKLAGILMGTAAGLEIPAMILAGYYVKRFGKRRMMIVAVAAGVLFYAGLILFHSREALLALQLFNAVFIGIVAGIGMLWFQDLMPGRAGSATTLFTNSISTGVILAGVIQGALAQSYGHASVYWVIAAISVVTLGLTCRVKDV, from the coding sequence ATGCTGTGGTTGATGACGATGGGGCGCCGCCTGAATGGCGTATATGCCGCTTTTATGCTGGTGGCCTTTATGATGGGCGTGGCGGGGGCCCTACAGGCGCCGACGCTGAGCCTGTTCCTCAGCCGCGAGGTGGGCGCACAGCCGTTTTGGGTCGGCCTGTTTTATACCGTCAACGCCATTGCCGGGATCCTCGTTAGCCTGGGACTGGCGAAACGATCGGACAGCCAGGGCGATCGCCGCAGGCTGATCCTCTTTTGCTGCGCGATGGCCGTGGGCAACGCGCTGCTTTTTGCCTTTAACCGGCACTACCTGACGCTCATTACCTGCGGCGTGCTGCTGGCCTCTCTTGCCAATACCGCCATGCCGCAGCTGTTCGCGCTGGCCCGTGAATACGCCGACAGCTCGGCGCGGGAGGTGGTGATGTTCAGCTCGGTGATGCGTGCGCAGCTCTCTCTTGCATGGGTCATCGGCCCGCCGCTGGCCTTCATGCTGGCGCTGAACTATGGCTTCACGGTCATGTTTTCGATCGCGGCAGGCATTTTTATTATTAGCCTGGCGCTGATTGCCTTTGCGCTGCCGTCCGTCGCTCGGATTGAGCAGACGACGGATAAGCCCATCACGCAGGTGAGCGGCTGGCAGGATAAAAACGTCCGCATGCTGTTTATTGCCTCCACGCTGATGTGGACCTGCAACACCATGTACATCATTGATATGCCGCTGTGGATCAGCAGCGATCTGGGCCTGCCGGACAAGCTTGCCGGGATCTTAATGGGCACAGCTGCCGGGTTGGAAATTCCAGCGATGATTCTGGCGGGGTATTACGTGAAGCGCTTCGGAAAGCGTCGGATGATGATCGTCGCCGTGGCGGCCGGGGTGCTGTTTTACGCGGGACTGATCCTTTTCCATTCGCGTGAAGCGCTGCTTGCGCTGCAGCTGTTTAACGCTGTGTTTATTGGCATCGTTGCCGGGATCGGCATGCTCTGGTTCCAGGATCTTATGCCCGGACGCGCAGGCTCTGCGACCACGCTTTTTACCAACAGCATTTCGACGGGCGTTATTCTGGCGGGGGTGATTCAGGGGGCGCTGGCGCAAAGCTATGGCCATGCCTCGGTTTACTGGGTGATTGCGGCGATTTCGGTGGTTACGCTTGGGCTGACCTGCCGGGTCAAGGATGTTTGA
- the leuD gene encoding 3-isopropylmalate dehydratase small subunit, translating to MAEKFTQHTGRVVPLDAANVDTDAIIPKQFLQKVTRTGFGAHLFNDWRFLDDKGEVPNPEFVLNFPEYKGASILLARENFGCGSSREHAPWALTDYGFKVVIAPSFADIFYGNSFNNQLLPVTLSDEQVDELFALVKANPGMSFEVDLEGEVVKAGDKTYSFSIDAFRRHCMLNGLDSIGLTLQHEDAISAYEKKQPAFMG from the coding sequence ATGGCAGAAAAATTTACCCAACATACGGGCCGTGTTGTCCCGCTGGACGCCGCTAACGTCGATACGGACGCGATCATTCCTAAGCAGTTTTTGCAGAAAGTGACCCGCACCGGTTTTGGCGCACACCTGTTTAACGACTGGCGTTTTCTGGACGACAAAGGCGAAGTGCCGAACCCGGAATTCGTCCTGAACTTCCCGGAATACAAAGGTGCCTCCATTCTGCTGGCGCGGGAAAACTTCGGCTGCGGCTCATCGCGTGAGCATGCGCCATGGGCGTTGACCGACTACGGCTTTAAGGTAGTTATCGCCCCGAGCTTCGCGGATATCTTTTACGGCAACAGCTTCAACAATCAGCTGCTGCCGGTGACGCTGAGTGACGAGCAGGTCGATGAATTGTTCGCGCTGGTTAAGGCGAACCCGGGCATGTCGTTTGAGGTGGATCTGGAAGGGGAAGTGGTGAAAGCCGGGGATAAGACCTACAGCTTCAGCATCGATGCCTTCCGTCGCCACTGCATGCTCAACGGTCTGGACAGCATTGGCCTGACGCTCCAGCACGAGGACGCCATTTCCGCGTACGAGAAAAAACAGCCTGCGTTTATGGGCTAA